AATAAATTCCTGAAGCTGCAAAGCTAGGATCTCCCTTTCTCATTTCCTTTAACTCCTCAAAAGTGTAGGCCTTTATATTATACCTTTCTGCAAGTTTGGTTACTGATTCTTTTAAAGACATCATCAACAATATATTGGGGCCAGCACCATCCTGTTCGTTGCCCCCTTTGTTTTTTACTTGTTCTACGATATCATTAATTTCTAGTGATTTATCATCTCGAAGTTCCTTAATAAATTTCATTTCATTAGATGAAATCTTTGTAGAATCTTTAACTATAACACTATATAAGCCATTACCGTTCTCAAATTTTGACACAATTAATGTAAAATTTTTATTACTACTTTCATGTTCAGAATTTTGTGCCCAAGAAACCTGCACAAGCATTGCTAGTATAAGGGGCACTATAATGACGTACTTGATGAGAGCACTCTTTTTTGATTTTGATTTTTGTAGCATAATAATTCGATTTTTGATTAATGATTGATTGAAAAATGTATTTGTAAAAGAAAGGTTGTTAGTGCCAAAGGCAGTATTTAACAACTCTTCATAGTAAGCCTTTTTTGACGTGGCTGCTGTTGCTTTTTGATCGGCTAGATATTCATGTACGGTACTTATCAGTTTTTGATTGAAATATATTAATGGATTGAACCAAAAAATAATTTTCATAATCTCAAAAAAGATGAGATCCCAAGTATGACCCTGTTTTGCGTGTATTTGCTCGTGGGTAAGAATTTGCTTTCGCGAAAGCGTATCTATATCCTCTCCAATAAATATGTACTTAAAAAAAGTAAATGCTTCTGTACTGTTAGGGACGTTAATAATGTGCTCCCCACGTTTTTTAAAAGATAGATAGCTGATAAAGCTTTTAACCTTTATCACAAGAAGTAGTGTACTTATTGCCATGCCTGAGATGTAAATACTCAACCACGGAATAACAAAGGAGTTTGTTTGTTCTGTTGCTTGACTAATAGTTGCTTCTCCGACTACTACCTCTGGTAACATGACAGACATCACCTCCATAGGAACGACTGTTTGTAATGTGGCAATTTTTATAAAAGGTAGCACTAGCGCGATAATGGGTGTCGCTAGAAGGTAAATTCTATTATACACAAAGAATGTTTCCTTTCTTAATAGCAGGTAATATATTGCTAAGAATATTGCTTGAAAACAGATGGCTTGGATTACATACGATACCATGACTATTCGTTTTTATTGATTTCTTTTAGGATCGCTTCGAGGTCCTGAACACCTACGTCATTCTTCTTTACAAAGAAGCTCACCATACTCTTAAAACTACCATTAAAGTAATTATCCATCATTTTGTGCATGGAGTCATTACTGTATACCTCTTTTGTAACTAGTGGATAATAGAGATAGCCTCTTCCTTCTTTCTCATGACCTACAAAACCCTTGTTTTCTAAAATTCTTATGATGGTTGAAATGGTATTATATGCAGGTTTTGGCGCTGGCATTTGCTCAATGAGTGTTGCCACATTTGCTTTTTGGGCTATCCACAATAGTTGCATCACCTCTTCTTCAGCCTTAGTAAGTTGTTTCATAGTTGAGTTTTGTATTCCGCTAGATTATAATCATTTACAACCCTTATACCTATTAATTACTCAAATATAACTAAAACATTAGTTTAAACTAATGTTTTAGTTTAAAATTTTTGCAATGTCTTTTAGCCTACTAACAATACATAGAAATTAAAATAATAAGTTTACTGCGGTGTGCGATGTCCAAGTCTCTATACCATGACTAAGTGGAGCGCTCGTTATGGCATTACTGCTCAATTGCAGCAGTTGCCAAGAAAATGAGTCAAAACTTCTTTAAATGAGCTTAAAACCTTCTTGATTGCAAATTAACATTTGGTAGATTCCTTGTATTAAAACAGCATCCTCTGTAGTACTAGTTGGATTTATATAACGCTTTCGCGAAAGCGTACACACAAAAAAGCCCCCTCTTCAAAAGAAAAGGGGGCCTTGTATTATGAAAAGAAATTTATTAGTTACTAATCACTATAAACTCTGAACGTCTATTAAGTTGATGCTCTTCTTCTGAACACTTAACTCCATTAGAACATGTATTTACTGGTTGCTTTTCTCCATATCCCTGTCCGGTGATTCTAGAAGAGCTTATGCCTTGTTCAATAATATATGCCACTGTCGATTTTGCACGCTTATCTGACAAGCTTAGGTTATAAGAATCCTTACCTCTACTGTCCGTATGAGATCTCGCATCTAAAACCATGGTAGGATACTCACGCATCACTGCTATAACTTTTTCTAATTCTAGCGCAGCGTCTGGACGAATATTAAAACGATCAAAATCGAAATAGATTGGATTAAGTTCCAAAACCTTTGCAAGATCATCACCTACATTGATTGGTTTTTGGAGAAGGCTCAACACTAAGTCGTTTGTAAGTGTCCCAGTTACATCTGGAGTTGTAGTTATAGCCTCTGCAGTACTATATTCTTCTTTTGAAGCACGTATAACATACTGCGTAACACATGTTGCCTCAAATGCATAAGCTCCTGCAGCTGTTGCTTGAACCGCCTCAATTACCGTACCTTCACTATCTATAAGCTGCACTGTTGCTTCTGGAATAGGGTTGCCGCTATCTTTATCTGTAACCACACCAACTAGTTTAATATCACAAGGTATTTCTTCTTTCAAGAACCTGTAAATATCATCACTTCCCATACCGCGCTTACGGTTTGAAGCAAAGTAACCTACTTGCGTATCCTCATTTAATATAAAAGTAAAGTCATCAAAAGAACTATTAATAGGCTCACCTATATTGCTAATAACTTCTTTTTCACTACTATTTGTTCTAGGTGTTGTTGCAAATACATCAAGACCTCCAAAACCTGGATGGCCGTCTGATCCAAAGTACAATACTCCCTTTGAGCTCATGAATGGAAAAGTCTCTCTTCCCTCTGTATTTATAGGTCTTCCTAAGTTTATAGGTGTTCCTACAGAATCTGTTTCATTTACTGTTGCAACCCATATATCCGAAAGTCCTACAGTTCCAGGCATGTCTGATGCAAAATATAGTTTACTATCATCTGCATTTAGCGTAGGGTGTGCTGTAGAGTACTCGTCACTGTTAAATGGCATCTCTACAGGTGTAGACCATTTTCCATTTGCTTTTTTAGACTTATAAATTTTAAGCTTATTTGTTCCATTCTTTGATTTACGGTAATTTCCTTTATTGAAATTATTTCTAGTAAAATATACCGTGTTACCGTCTTTTGTAAATGCTGTAGTACTCTCGTGAAATTTTGAATTTAGTTCTCTACTAAACGCTTTAGGCTTAGTGTAAGATCCTGAACTTGATCCAACTTTAGACTCATATAGGTCTAAGAACGGTTCATTATTCCATTTGTGAATTTTCTTTGTTGCGCCACCAGTATCACGTGATGATGCAAATATGAGTTTTCCTTCATATTCTGTAGGAGCAAAATCTGAGTATCTAGAATTAATACTACGTATATCTTCTATGGTATACTTACTTTTTTTATAATCGATATTGCTAAGATAGTTAGGCTCTTCTGTAAAAAGCTCTGCTCTTAAATCATCACTATTAACCTCATTAAACTTAGCCATCATCTCATCTGCACGGTCATAGCTTTTAAGGGCACGTAGTGTTTGAGCAAAACGAAAATAGTATTCTGGTTTTATCTCCTCTGCATAGTTGCTTACCAGCTTATTGTACCATACTTCGGCTTCGACGTACTTTGCATTGAAATAATAACTATCTGCTATCTTTTGAAAAAGATCGGCAGATTTATATCCTTTCTCTGCAACCTCTAGGTAAATTTTTCTAGCATCTACAAAGGCATATTGATCAAACTTTTTATCTGCTTTATCAATTTTTCCTTCTTGAGCATTTACTGTAAGAACTCCTAGGAATAGGAGGCTAAGGCAAAAACAAATTATATTTTTCATCATGTAATCAAATTAAATATACTGCTAGAGTATACGTATTAAAAGAATCTAGGGGTAAGCATTCTATCATACTCATTAAAGAGTTCAAAACGAAGAAAAACTTCGAAACTTCCATCATTGTAAACAGTTTCTCCAAGGTCTGTACTCTCACGATCATAAGCAAGACCGATAAGCATACTATCTGACACTTGAAAACCTACAAGACCACTTAAAGCTGCGCTCCATCTATAAGCTGCTCCTAAGTGTAACTTTTCCATTACTAGAAAATTTGCTGTAAGATCAACCTGCAATGGCGCACCTGCAACTAATTTTACGAGCGTACTAGGCTTAAATTTAAGCTGATCGTTTATATCAAAAGTATAGCCCATTATTCCATAATAGTTAATACGCTCTTCTGCAATAAAGCTAGCGGAATTACTATTATTACTTTCATCAAAATGCTCGGTTTGAATTAGATTAGGCGCACTCAATCCCGCATAAAATCTATCCGTATGGTAATATAATCCAGCACCAATTATGGGAGAAATTTTATTATCTATATTTTGAGAAAATCTAGGATCTGTAACATCAAACAATGTCAATTTAGAAAAGTCTACATCTAAAACATGACCTCCTGCCTTTAATCCAAAACTTAATTTTCCTGAATTTGAAGTATTTATCGTGTAGCTAAAGTCTGCACCAATATACGTTTCTTGAGCTGGTCCTAGTGCATCATTTACTATAGATAATCCTAACCCTACTTTACCTTCACCTATAGGTGAGTGAATACTTAAACTTTGGGTTCTAGGAGCGCCTTCAAGACCTACCCACTGACTTCTATGAAGTCCAACAATACTCGTAACACCTCTATTTCCAGCATAAGCTGGATTTATAGCAACTGTATTGTACATATACTGAGTATACTGCGGGTCTTGTTGTGCAGTTAGCGTAAATGTACTTAGTACTAGTATTGCTAAGAAAGCAACTGTTAATATTATATTTTTCATATATACATCTAATAAAATCGTTGAGTGCGTAGCGCACTCAACGATTTAAAATTATTTATCTAGTTAAGTATAGATATCCAGAATTATTGATAGTCTCTCCTACTGAATTTACGTATTCTAATATCCAGTAATACGTTCCTACAGGTAAGAATTTATCTTGAGATATCGTAGTTCTACCCTCTGATAATCCTATGAAAGCTTTACCATCAGACCCATACCCTTCTGCATTATATACTTCTACACCCCATCTATTAAAGATTCTTAATCTATTTTCTGGGAAGTTTTCTATTCCTTGAATCCTAAATGAATCGTTACGCCCATCTCCGTTCATTGAGATACCATTGTTAAAGATAAGACC
The genomic region above belongs to Dokdonia sp. Dokd-P16 and contains:
- a CDS encoding BlaI/MecI/CopY family transcriptional regulator; protein product: MKQLTKAEEEVMQLLWIAQKANVATLIEQMPAPKPAYNTISTIIRILENKGFVGHEKEGRGYLYYPLVTKEVYSNDSMHKMMDNYFNGSFKSMVSFFVKKNDVGVQDLEAILKEINKNE
- a CDS encoding M56 family metallopeptidase is translated as MYNRIYLLATPIIALVLPFIKIATLQTVVPMEVMSVMLPEVVVGEATISQATEQTNSFVIPWLSIYISGMAISTLLLVIKVKSFISYLSFKKRGEHIINVPNSTEAFTFFKYIFIGEDIDTLSRKQILTHEQIHAKQGHTWDLIFFEIMKIIFWFNPLIYFNQKLISTVHEYLADQKATAATSKKAYYEELLNTAFGTNNLSFTNTFFNQSLIKNRIIMLQKSKSKKSALIKYVIIVPLILAMLVQVSWAQNSEHESSNKNFTLIVSKFENGNGLYSVIVKDSTKISSNEMKFIKELRDDKSLEINDIVEQVKNKGGNEQDGAGPNILLMMSLKESVTKLAERYNIKAYTFEELKEMRKGDPSFAASGIYSSEEVEVVETQEELEIPFAVIDNVPTYPGCNELEGNEDKKTCMSDKVSKYVNANFNTSIAKPLGLTGINRVFVSFRINKKGQVDNVEARGSHPDIAEEARRVIYNLPQMKPGSQKGEEVGVLYSLPITFKIAE
- a CDS encoding type IX secretion system membrane protein PorP/SprF; the protein is MKNIILTVAFLAILVLSTFTLTAQQDPQYTQYMYNTVAINPAYAGNRGVTSIVGLHRSQWVGLEGAPRTQSLSIHSPIGEGKVGLGLSIVNDALGPAQETYIGADFSYTINTSNSGKLSFGLKAGGHVLDVDFSKLTLFDVTDPRFSQNIDNKISPIIGAGLYYHTDRFYAGLSAPNLIQTEHFDESNNSNSASFIAEERINYYGIMGYTFDINDQLKFKPSTLVKLVAGAPLQVDLTANFLVMEKLHLGAAYRWSAALSGLVGFQVSDSMLIGLAYDRESTDLGETVYNDGSFEVFLRFELFNEYDRMLTPRFF
- a CDS encoding OmpA family protein gives rise to the protein MMKNIICFCLSLLFLGVLTVNAQEGKIDKADKKFDQYAFVDARKIYLEVAEKGYKSADLFQKIADSYYFNAKYVEAEVWYNKLVSNYAEEIKPEYYFRFAQTLRALKSYDRADEMMAKFNEVNSDDLRAELFTEEPNYLSNIDYKKSKYTIEDIRSINSRYSDFAPTEYEGKLIFASSRDTGGATKKIHKWNNEPFLDLYESKVGSSSGSYTKPKAFSRELNSKFHESTTAFTKDGNTVYFTRNNFNKGNYRKSKNGTNKLKIYKSKKANGKWSTPVEMPFNSDEYSTAHPTLNADDSKLYFASDMPGTVGLSDIWVATVNETDSVGTPINLGRPINTEGRETFPFMSSKGVLYFGSDGHPGFGGLDVFATTPRTNSSEKEVISNIGEPINSSFDDFTFILNEDTQVGYFASNRKRGMGSDDIYRFLKEEIPCDIKLVGVVTDKDSGNPIPEATVQLIDSEGTVIEAVQATAAGAYAFEATCVTQYVIRASKEEYSTAEAITTTPDVTGTLTNDLVLSLLQKPINVGDDLAKVLELNPIYFDFDRFNIRPDAALELEKVIAVMREYPTMVLDARSHTDSRGKDSYNLSLSDKRAKSTVAYIIEQGISSSRITGQGYGEKQPVNTCSNGVKCSEEEHQLNRRSEFIVISN